One Natrinema longum genomic window carries:
- a CDS encoding diacylglycerol/lipid kinase family protein, producing the protein MPSHEASDRVLVLNPVSGSGEHVDDVVGLATDHGFEIMTTEESGDAKRFAREAAPSADLVAAAGGDGTLNAVVNGIADAAALETTAVAVVPAGTGNNFAANVGIEGLEHAFTVIEDGRRREIDIGTANGRVFVNSCVGGITAEASSETTTESKAELGVLAYVKNTVETLGEFDSLPLRVETATGSNGERARAWEGEALFVLVGNCRRFTGARTAQANVEDGRLEVTIVEDAATTDLLGGAALEGLFGQESTHIVRRRTPSLVIESHADAIEYSLDGEILETERLHLETEPATLTIAVGDGYRPDPDDGNRWPLETRG; encoded by the coding sequence ATGCCATCCCACGAGGCGAGCGATCGCGTTCTCGTCCTCAACCCCGTCAGCGGGAGCGGGGAGCACGTCGACGACGTCGTCGGCCTCGCGACCGACCACGGGTTCGAGATCATGACGACCGAGGAGAGCGGCGACGCCAAGCGCTTCGCCCGCGAGGCCGCTCCGAGCGCAGATCTCGTCGCCGCGGCCGGCGGCGACGGCACGCTCAACGCCGTCGTCAACGGAATCGCCGACGCGGCGGCCCTCGAGACGACCGCCGTCGCCGTCGTCCCCGCGGGGACGGGGAACAACTTCGCCGCGAACGTCGGAATCGAGGGACTCGAGCACGCCTTTACGGTCATCGAAGACGGCCGTCGGCGGGAGATCGACATCGGCACGGCGAACGGTCGGGTGTTCGTCAACTCCTGTGTCGGCGGGATCACCGCCGAGGCAAGCAGCGAGACGACCACCGAGAGCAAGGCGGAGCTGGGCGTGCTCGCGTACGTGAAAAACACCGTCGAGACGCTCGGGGAGTTCGACTCGCTCCCGCTGCGAGTGGAGACCGCGACGGGATCGAACGGCGAGCGGGCGCGGGCCTGGGAGGGCGAGGCGCTGTTCGTCCTCGTCGGGAACTGCCGGCGCTTTACCGGCGCGCGAACCGCACAGGCAAACGTCGAAGACGGCCGCCTCGAGGTGACGATCGTCGAGGACGCGGCGACGACCGATCTGCTCGGCGGCGCGGCCCTCGAGGGCCTGTTCGGCCAGGAAAGCACGCACATCGTCCGCCGCCGGACGCCGTCGCTGGTGATCGAGAGCCACGCCGACGCCATCGAGTACAGCCTCGACGGCGAGATCCTCGAGACCGAACGGCTCCATCTCGAGACGGAGCCGGCGACGCTCACCATCGCCGTCGGCGACGGCTATCGGCCGGATCCGGACGACGGGAATCGATGGCCCCTCGAGACGCGCGGATAG
- a CDS encoding PHP domain-containing protein — MYTVDLHAHTRFFHGRRSLGDRYDPLGVRLLTELAARRGLDGVATTNHDYYTPFDPAPDVATLPGIEITTDRGHVLVVGPDPPRATKPGALSPAEAVALAHDRDCAAIVAHPFRNSTVRELEDVPFDAIEVNGKHPRSQPLVEALAAERDLPLVGGSDAHYPFEVGRAYTVVEADRLTPESVVDAIRDGRVSARVSRSKGNRLLRRGYRAVHSRKHVIDAFEEPTPGVGQPPGEPDED, encoded by the coding sequence ATGTATACGGTCGATCTCCACGCACACACGCGATTCTTCCACGGCCGGCGCTCGCTTGGCGACCGGTACGACCCGCTGGGCGTCAGGCTCCTCACCGAGCTGGCCGCCCGGCGCGGCCTCGACGGGGTCGCGACCACCAACCACGACTACTACACGCCGTTCGATCCCGCGCCCGACGTGGCGACGCTGCCGGGCATCGAGATCACCACGGATCGGGGCCACGTCCTCGTCGTCGGCCCCGATCCGCCCCGGGCGACGAAACCCGGCGCGCTCTCGCCCGCGGAGGCCGTCGCGCTGGCCCACGACCGCGACTGTGCTGCCATCGTCGCCCACCCGTTCCGGAACAGCACGGTGCGGGAACTCGAGGACGTTCCCTTCGACGCGATCGAAGTCAACGGCAAACACCCCCGCTCGCAGCCCCTCGTCGAGGCGCTGGCGGCCGAGCGGGACCTCCCGCTGGTCGGCGGGAGCGACGCACACTATCCCTTCGAGGTGGGGCGGGCGTACACGGTCGTCGAAGCGGACCGGCTCACGCCCGAGTCGGTCGTCGATGCGATCCGCGACGGACGAGTGAGCGCACGCGTCTCCCGGTCGAAAGGTAACCGGCTCCTCAGGCGGGGCTACCGGGCGGTCCACAGCCGCAAACACGTGATCGACGCGTTCGAGGAACCGACTCCCGGTGTCGGGCAGCCGCCGGGCGAACCCGACGAGGACTGA
- a CDS encoding DUF7533 family protein produces MTGIIDTIKLAGTLVLALPAAIAGLELLLVRDQTAVGVALLGLAIGLVAVQHWLTMPTDIPELLVKRVVGTVTKEPDTEPDDER; encoded by the coding sequence ATGACCGGCATTATCGACACGATCAAACTCGCGGGAACGCTCGTCCTCGCGCTTCCCGCCGCGATCGCCGGGCTCGAACTCCTGCTCGTCCGGGACCAAACGGCCGTCGGCGTGGCACTTCTGGGACTCGCGATCGGCCTCGTGGCCGTCCAACACTGGCTGACGATGCCCACCGATATTCCCGAACTGCTGGTCAAACGAGTCGTCGGAACGGTCACCAAAGAGCCCGACACCGAACCCGACGACGAACGGTAG
- a CDS encoding Lrp/AsnC family transcriptional regulator, protein MDDLDRQILDILRRDARTPYTEIADEVGTSEGTVRNRVERMMDDDVIERFTISTRTGNVQAMIELSVAVDVDTKAVSERIAEWDEVDFVWMVSGEQDVVLVVDAADTRGVNDLITKARDQEEVVSTKTRLILDEELG, encoded by the coding sequence ATGGACGACCTGGACCGACAGATCCTCGATATTCTCCGGCGAGACGCCCGCACGCCGTACACCGAGATCGCCGACGAGGTCGGCACGAGCGAGGGGACCGTCCGCAACCGCGTCGAGCGCATGATGGACGACGACGTGATCGAGCGCTTTACGATCTCGACCCGGACGGGCAACGTCCAGGCGATGATCGAACTCAGCGTCGCGGTCGACGTCGATACCAAGGCCGTCTCAGAGCGGATCGCCGAGTGGGACGAGGTCGACTTCGTCTGGATGGTCTCGGGCGAACAGGACGTCGTCCTCGTGGTCGACGCCGCGGACACGCGCGGGGTCAACGATCTGATCACCAAGGCCCGCGATCAGGAGGAGGTCGTGAGTACGAAAACGCGGTTGATTCTGGACGAGGAACTCGGCTGA
- a CDS encoding PAS domain S-box protein: MTAEKRSGNRNESVAGDRTADSNRDRSVAPDEAETLFRAVEEAVFLIDVERTERDLAFRFRRVNPAYEAATGLSDASVTGRTLREVFELGPDGDGLRRYRECVESGASVDFSATRSFPVGQRTVETTLHPADSSGPVRRIVGIVREISERATAERELERNRDLLTKAEDLAAVGGWELDLRTNELRWTDGTRAIFEVDDGYEPTLSDAIEFYRPDDRPRIRSFVEACRRREESYDGVLEIVTAEGNDRWVRTVGEPVTEDGTVVALRGAVQNVTARRERERELQLFRKAVEQAGHGIIITDRNGTIEYVNPAYERDTGYSRTEVVGLNPRIVKSGKHDEAFYEDLWDTIRSGEIWESELVNRRKSGELYHVDQTIAPITDDDGEITHFVAIESDITEQRLRGQRLSVLNRILRHNIRNGMNVIEGNATRLREADDDERTVALTAIETQAADLLEISENAAAVRDLFQRERDPDVTSDVGTMLSGLASDFEEEYPDAEITVSEPETVTVQADDRLETAIREAVHNAVIHNDRGTPEVTITVPHSERVGTETLVDIVIADTGPGIPAAEQPMVDHEDETQLVHGTGLDLWYIYWVAKSFGGEMQIADNEPRGSVVTLRVPAAESH, translated from the coding sequence ATGACCGCCGAGAAACGGTCCGGAAATCGAAACGAGTCGGTCGCCGGCGATCGGACGGCGGATTCGAATCGGGACCGATCGGTGGCTCCCGACGAGGCCGAAACGCTGTTTCGCGCCGTCGAGGAGGCAGTCTTTCTGATCGACGTCGAACGGACGGAGCGGGACCTCGCGTTCAGGTTCCGGCGCGTCAACCCGGCCTACGAAGCGGCCACCGGCCTGAGCGACGCGTCGGTCACCGGGAGAACCCTCCGGGAGGTGTTCGAGTTGGGCCCCGACGGCGACGGGCTCCGTCGCTACCGAGAGTGCGTCGAGAGCGGGGCCTCGGTCGACTTCAGCGCGACGCGTTCGTTTCCAGTCGGCCAACGAACCGTCGAGACGACGTTGCACCCGGCCGACTCGAGCGGTCCGGTTCGCCGGATCGTCGGCATCGTTCGTGAAATATCCGAACGGGCGACGGCGGAGCGTGAACTCGAGCGGAATCGGGACCTCTTGACGAAAGCGGAGGACCTCGCGGCCGTCGGCGGGTGGGAACTCGATCTCCGAACGAACGAACTCCGGTGGACCGACGGGACGAGAGCGATTTTCGAGGTCGACGACGGCTACGAGCCGACGCTTTCGGACGCGATCGAGTTCTATCGGCCCGACGATCGGCCCCGGATTCGGTCGTTCGTCGAGGCGTGTCGACGCCGCGAGGAGTCGTACGACGGCGTCCTCGAGATCGTCACGGCCGAGGGGAACGACCGCTGGGTCCGGACGGTCGGAGAGCCCGTCACGGAGGACGGAACCGTCGTCGCGTTACGCGGCGCGGTGCAAAACGTCACGGCTCGGAGGGAACGCGAGCGGGAGTTACAACTCTTCCGAAAAGCGGTCGAACAGGCCGGGCACGGGATCATCATCACGGACCGCAACGGGACTATCGAGTACGTCAACCCGGCCTACGAACGGGACACCGGATACAGCCGAACGGAGGTCGTCGGTCTGAACCCACGGATCGTCAAGTCGGGAAAGCACGACGAGGCGTTCTACGAGGACCTCTGGGACACGATCCGCTCGGGTGAGATCTGGGAAAGCGAACTCGTCAACCGGCGCAAGTCCGGCGAGTTGTACCACGTCGACCAGACGATCGCGCCGATCACCGACGACGACGGCGAGATCACGCACTTCGTCGCCATCGAGTCCGATATCACCGAGCAACGACTGCGCGGACAGCGACTCAGCGTGCTCAACCGGATCCTGCGACACAACATCCGGAACGGCATGAACGTCATCGAAGGGAACGCAACGCGTCTCCGGGAGGCCGACGACGACGAGCGAACCGTGGCCCTGACCGCGATCGAAACGCAGGCGGCGGACCTCCTCGAAATCAGCGAAAACGCCGCAGCCGTCCGCGACCTGTTCCAACGCGAACGCGACCCCGACGTCACGAGCGACGTCGGGACGATGCTCTCGGGGCTGGCGAGTGACTTCGAGGAGGAGTACCCCGATGCCGAGATCACGGTCTCCGAGCCCGAGACCGTGACCGTCCAGGCCGACGACCGACTCGAGACCGCGATCCGAGAGGCGGTACACAACGCCGTCATCCACAACGACCGTGGTACTCCGGAGGTGACGATCACCGTTCCCCACTCCGAGAGGGTCGGGACGGAAACGCTGGTCGACATCGTGATCGCCGATACCGGCCCCGGAATTCCGGCGGCGGAACAACCGATGGTCGACCACGAGGACGAGACCCAACTCGTCCACGGAACGGGTCTGGATCTGTGGTACATCTATTGGGTCGCGAAGAGCTTCGGCGGCGAGATGCAGATCGCCGACAACGAGCCACGGGGCAGCGTCGTCACGCTCCGGGTCCCGGCCGCCGAGAGCCACTGA
- a CDS encoding M24 family metallopeptidase, translated as MTGRTDRDATAGGRVGDRPGVARQRRDHAADVFSRVLADRDATAVVHVGTARDPGLRYACPTPPTDRTAIAYVGADDEWLVRSAGDDASGHPARRLATALADRGLEGTVLTPPRVPHDAALYLEGAGVELASTDALERARATKTDGERAAIAAAQRAAAAGIRRAASLLADTTVVDGLLAVGGGPSTDAEPVTPTRLRTAIDEAIVRAGAFPVGNTAVNPDSRGRSDPEEEPLRPGEPIVLEAAPRGPTGYYGGLVRTLVVDGDGGRERRVHVGVTQSFRSARSMLTAGPESVTAVAADLEAEVRSFGFGEDDAIETRVSGVGLEPRERPIDGGDDVGPGSVVRLDVAGQVGAESRVRIADVLAVHGEGERPDWLAAPSQSLEPTALLE; from the coding sequence GTGACCGGTCGGACCGACCGCGACGCCACGGCTGGCGGCCGGGTCGGTGATCGCCCCGGCGTCGCCCGCCAGCGCCGCGACCACGCAGCCGACGTCTTCTCGAGGGTACTGGCGGACCGCGACGCCACGGCCGTCGTCCACGTCGGCACTGCTCGCGATCCGGGACTTCGATACGCCTGCCCGACGCCTCCGACCGACCGCACCGCGATCGCGTACGTCGGTGCCGACGACGAGTGGCTCGTCCGGTCGGCGGGCGACGACGCGAGCGGTCACCCCGCCCGGCGACTCGCGACGGCGCTCGCGGATCGCGGACTCGAGGGGACGGTACTGACGCCACCGCGAGTGCCCCACGACGCCGCACTCTATCTCGAGGGGGCGGGCGTCGAACTGGCGTCGACGGACGCCCTCGAGCGGGCGCGAGCGACGAAGACGGACGGCGAGCGGGCGGCGATCGCGGCCGCCCAGCGAGCGGCCGCCGCCGGGATCCGGCGAGCGGCGTCGCTACTGGCGGATACGACGGTCGTCGACGGGCTGCTCGCAGTTGGCGGTGGTCCGAGTACCGACGCCGAACCGGTGACGCCCACCCGGTTACGGACCGCCATCGACGAGGCGATCGTGCGCGCGGGTGCGTTTCCGGTCGGAAACACGGCCGTCAATCCCGACTCGAGGGGACGGTCCGATCCCGAGGAGGAACCGCTCCGACCGGGCGAGCCGATCGTTCTCGAGGCTGCGCCGCGCGGACCGACCGGCTACTACGGCGGGTTGGTTCGGACGCTCGTCGTCGACGGCGACGGCGGCCGCGAGCGGCGGGTCCACGTCGGCGTCACGCAGTCGTTTCGCTCCGCGCGATCGATGCTGACCGCCGGACCGGAATCGGTGACCGCCGTCGCAGCCGACCTCGAGGCGGAGGTGCGCTCGTTCGGGTTCGGCGAGGACGACGCGATCGAAACGCGGGTCTCCGGTGTCGGGCTCGAGCCCCGCGAACGACCGATCGACGGCGGTGACGACGTCGGGCCAGGGAGCGTGGTTCGACTCGACGTAGCCGGACAGGTCGGTGCGGAGAGTCGGGTCCGGATCGCCGACGTGCTCGCGGTCCACGGCGAGGGCGAGCGCCCCGACTGGCTCGCCGCGCCATCGCAATCGCTCGAGCCGACGGCGCTCCTCGAGTGA
- a CDS encoding UvrD-helicase domain-containing protein, translating into MTTTDTTVTRLFGGPGSGKTTALLDHVEDILEQEGVTFRDILVVSYTRAAAQEVRERLADRLDESPRALQGNVCTMHAKAYELLDLSRSDVIGESDKEEFCEEYGIEYEDEYSGAGRRTARSTTIGNKVIATSQWLQRTSREVTDWYDVPFQWDEEEVRLPPEIDPNAQEGNKYTPTWPSDDDRIDVPETIRAWRSYKGEHGKIGFADMLERVKQRSLLPSVDYLVIDEFQDITTLQYDVYEEWKPHMEQVLIAGDDDQVVYSWQGADPALLLEEEVDEDVILPNSYRLPSNVLNAVNKEIRHIDHRQDKDLKPRTEGGAVEARTNGSMLDVVRMVRRTLVEGDGTIMVLFRARYQMFQFIDEFITEGVPFTSLTDQRMWTDRLTQYVRAVEAIDAGEDVTGLQARRLADMLQESAFGTNDRDALFDEIDERQEEAGIDDLEQLMIPSEVIVDHAPFMPDPASAADMLRKVTNFQKKSVRSYFGIGEYTGMDTDRVRVGTIHSAKGREADHVFVGTDLTEKVVEQMVATVDDPEAIPGCEEFTKTTSPVPVLTDNERRVFYVGMSRARERLVLLENLVDGAPTLPIDVLLQNRLTDSTLEELIEQAQEPIETDADELEAEAEAP; encoded by the coding sequence GCCCTTCTCGACCACGTCGAGGACATTCTCGAGCAGGAGGGCGTTACGTTCCGGGATATTCTCGTCGTCTCGTATACGCGAGCGGCAGCACAGGAGGTTCGGGAGCGTCTCGCAGACCGGCTCGACGAGAGCCCGCGTGCGCTGCAGGGAAACGTCTGTACGATGCACGCCAAGGCCTACGAGCTGCTCGATCTCTCTCGGAGCGACGTTATCGGCGAGTCGGACAAAGAGGAGTTCTGCGAGGAGTACGGTATCGAGTACGAGGACGAGTATTCGGGTGCCGGCCGCCGAACCGCTCGATCGACGACGATCGGCAACAAGGTCATCGCGACGAGCCAGTGGCTCCAGCGGACCAGCCGTGAGGTAACCGACTGGTACGACGTCCCCTTCCAGTGGGACGAAGAGGAAGTTCGTCTCCCACCCGAGATCGACCCCAACGCCCAGGAGGGCAACAAGTACACCCCGACCTGGCCCAGCGACGACGACCGAATCGACGTTCCCGAGACGATCCGGGCCTGGCGGTCCTACAAGGGCGAACACGGCAAGATCGGCTTCGCCGACATGCTCGAGCGGGTCAAACAGCGGTCCTTGCTGCCGAGCGTCGACTACCTGGTGATCGACGAGTTTCAGGATATCACCACGCTGCAGTACGACGTCTACGAGGAGTGGAAACCCCACATGGAGCAGGTCCTGATCGCCGGCGACGACGACCAGGTCGTCTACTCCTGGCAGGGTGCCGACCCCGCATTGCTCCTCGAGGAGGAGGTCGACGAGGACGTCATCCTTCCCAACTCCTATCGGCTGCCCTCGAACGTGCTCAACGCGGTCAACAAGGAGATCCGTCACATCGATCACCGCCAGGACAAGGACCTCAAGCCCCGTACCGAAGGCGGTGCCGTCGAGGCGCGCACGAACGGCTCGATGCTCGACGTCGTCCGGATGGTTCGGCGCACGCTCGTCGAGGGCGATGGCACGATCATGGTACTGTTCCGGGCCCGCTACCAGATGTTCCAGTTCATCGACGAGTTCATCACCGAGGGCGTCCCCTTCACCTCGCTGACCGACCAGCGGATGTGGACCGACCGACTCACCCAGTACGTCCGCGCCGTCGAGGCGATCGACGCGGGTGAGGACGTCACCGGCCTGCAGGCCCGTCGACTCGCCGACATGCTCCAGGAGTCGGCGTTTGGCACCAACGATCGCGACGCCCTCTTCGACGAGATCGACGAGCGCCAGGAGGAGGCCGGTATCGACGACTTGGAGCAACTCATGATCCCCAGCGAGGTCATCGTCGACCACGCGCCGTTCATGCCCGATCCCGCCTCGGCAGCCGACATGCTCCGGAAGGTCACAAACTTCCAGAAGAAGAGCGTCCGCTCGTACTTCGGGATCGGCGAGTACACGGGAATGGACACCGATCGCGTCCGCGTCGGCACGATCCACTCCGCGAAGGGCCGCGAGGCGGACCACGTGTTCGTCGGCACCGATCTCACCGAAAAGGTCGTCGAACAGATGGTCGCCACCGTCGACGATCCCGAGGCGATCCCCGGTTGCGAGGAGTTCACCAAGACCACCTCGCCCGTGCCCGTGCTGACGGACAACGAACGCCGCGTCTTCTACGTCGGCATGTCCCGCGCCCGCGAACGGCTCGTCTTGCTCGAGAACCTCGTCGACGGCGCACCGACGCTCCCAATCGACGTCCTATTGCAGAATCGGCTCACCGACTCGACGCTCGAGGAACTGATCGAGCAGGCCCAGGAACCCATCGAGACGGACGCGGACGAGCTCGAGGCGGAAGCCGAAGCGCCGTGA
- a CDS encoding NUDIX hydrolase, which produces MSTPEEDLQHENAGQDVIAVDADDAALEPVNRLDAHTGEGIRHRAFTSLVFDGEGNVLLAQRAPDKRLWGTYWDGTVASHPVEGQSQEEATRQRLEEELGITPDQYDDLELTDRFEYKRYFENAGVEHEVCAVLQLTLTDRSLDPNEEEVAGLMWVPYERLHSNPEWYRQLRLCPWFEIAMRRDVR; this is translated from the coding sequence ATGAGCACGCCGGAGGAGGACCTCCAACACGAGAACGCCGGACAGGACGTGATCGCCGTCGACGCCGACGACGCCGCGCTCGAACCCGTCAACCGACTCGACGCCCATACCGGCGAGGGGATCCGCCATCGGGCCTTCACGTCGCTGGTCTTCGACGGCGAGGGGAACGTCCTCCTCGCCCAGCGAGCGCCGGACAAACGCCTCTGGGGAACGTACTGGGACGGCACCGTCGCCTCCCACCCCGTCGAGGGACAGAGCCAGGAGGAAGCGACCCGCCAGCGCCTCGAGGAGGAACTGGGGATCACCCCCGATCAGTACGACGATCTGGAGCTAACGGATCGCTTCGAGTACAAACGCTACTTCGAGAACGCGGGCGTCGAACACGAGGTCTGTGCCGTCTTGCAACTGACGCTGACGGACCGCAGCCTCGACCCCAACGAGGAGGAGGTCGCCGGGCTGATGTGGGTCCCCTACGAGCGACTGCACTCCAATCCGGAGTGGTACCGCCAGCTTCGACTCTGTCCGTGGTTCGAGATCGCGATGCGACGGGACGTCCGGTGA
- the carA gene encoding glutamine-hydrolyzing carbamoyl-phosphate synthase small subunit: MTEAYVALEGGHVLEGRGRAAGTARGEIVFTTAYTGYEESLTDPSYEEQILTFSYPLIGNYGVREERFEDGRVHPRGVVAKELTEDVVDWLASEGVPAVDHLDTREIVTDIRDGGAMKCGIAVGEDVTEEDALAELEQCKAMSDHTDIGAQVSVDEPVVHGPDNDGETVALIDCGAKGSIISSLLERNATVHVFPYDADVADVEAVDPDLLFISNGPGDPVNFEGAITLVEEFVEDTPVAGICLGQQIVAEALGGSTEKMTFGHRGVNQPVLDLESGQVVMTTQNHGYTVADPGEHLEITQINVNDDTPEGIDGIEYDVLTRQYHPEANPGPEDTLDFFDDVLAMASERADTRAVPADD; encoded by the coding sequence ATGACGGAAGCCTACGTCGCACTGGAAGGCGGTCACGTACTCGAGGGGCGTGGTCGCGCGGCAGGAACGGCTCGCGGCGAAATCGTGTTTACAACAGCGTATACGGGCTACGAAGAGAGCCTGACTGATCCCTCTTACGAGGAACAGATCCTGACCTTCTCGTATCCCCTGATCGGTAACTACGGCGTCCGCGAGGAGCGGTTCGAGGACGGCCGCGTCCACCCGCGTGGCGTCGTCGCGAAGGAACTCACCGAAGACGTCGTTGACTGGCTCGCAAGCGAGGGGGTCCCGGCCGTCGACCACCTCGACACGCGCGAGATCGTCACCGACATCCGCGACGGCGGTGCGATGAAGTGTGGCATCGCCGTCGGCGAGGACGTCACCGAGGAGGACGCCCTGGCTGAACTCGAGCAGTGCAAGGCCATGAGCGATCACACCGACATCGGTGCCCAGGTCAGCGTCGACGAGCCAGTCGTCCACGGCCCGGACAACGACGGCGAGACGGTCGCCCTGATCGACTGCGGCGCGAAGGGCTCGATCATCAGCTCCCTGCTCGAGCGTAACGCGACCGTCCACGTGTTCCCCTACGACGCCGACGTCGCCGACGTCGAGGCCGTCGACCCCGATCTCCTGTTCATCTCGAACGGTCCCGGCGACCCGGTCAACTTCGAAGGTGCCATCACGCTCGTCGAGGAATTCGTCGAAGACACGCCCGTCGCCGGCATCTGTCTCGGCCAGCAGATCGTCGCCGAGGCGCTCGGTGGCTCGACCGAGAAGATGACCTTCGGTCACCGCGGCGTCAACCAGCCGGTCCTCGACCTCGAGTCGGGGCAGGTCGTCATGACCACCCAGAACCACGGCTACACCGTCGCCGACCCCGGCGAGCACCTCGAGATCACCCAGATCAACGTCAACGACGACACGCCCGAAGGGATCGACGGCATCGAGTACGACGTGCTCACCCGACAGTACCACCCCGAAGCGAACCCCGGCCCCGAAGACACCCTCGACTTCTTCGACGACGTGCTCGCTATGGCTTCCGAGCGGGCGGACACGCGAGCGGTTCCCGCCGACGACTAA
- a CDS encoding glycosyltransferase family 4 protein, which translates to MVTGTLRRLLRGSTIASSASADGSTAAGATAESEPTPGTGRVADESLDICLLSYRSNPYSGGQGVYVKYLSRALTARGHSVDVISGKPYPELDDDVGLVKLPGENIVDELDRLGQFEPAYLGDPLALYEWLSALTGGFPDPYAFGRRVVDYFEEQEPSYDVVHDNQSLCHGLNTLRERGHPVVATVHHPITVDREADLAAADSWGERLLIRRWYRFLRMQREVVQELPHILTVSESARHRTVADFGADPESVRVVYNGIDTELFEPRERTHDRPRVMTTVSADVPLKGTRHLLEAFATVRGDVDAELVVVGEFDEGGDCARLVSKLGIEEAIETHSEISYERMIELYGTADVAVVPSLYEGFGLPAGEALACGVPVVATTGGALPEVVGDAGVLVEPGEPDALAEGIRELLTDEQRRQRLGEQGRERIVEEFDWDRAARETVRTYRNAIETQSQEG; encoded by the coding sequence ATGGTCACTGGCACGCTCAGACGGCTTCTCCGGGGGAGTACGATCGCGTCGTCCGCGTCGGCGGACGGATCGACCGCCGCGGGGGCGACGGCGGAATCGGAGCCCACGCCTGGGACGGGGCGGGTCGCCGACGAGTCGCTCGATATCTGTCTCCTCAGTTACCGATCGAACCCGTATTCCGGAGGACAGGGCGTCTACGTGAAATATCTGAGTCGGGCGCTGACCGCCCGCGGCCACTCCGTCGACGTGATTTCGGGGAAACCCTACCCCGAACTCGACGACGACGTCGGGCTGGTGAAACTCCCCGGCGAGAACATCGTCGACGAACTCGACAGGCTCGGCCAGTTCGAGCCCGCCTATCTCGGCGACCCCCTCGCGCTCTACGAGTGGCTCAGCGCGCTCACCGGTGGCTTTCCGGATCCCTACGCATTCGGCCGCCGGGTCGTCGACTACTTCGAGGAGCAGGAGCCGTCGTACGACGTCGTCCACGACAACCAGTCGCTGTGTCACGGCCTCAACACGCTCCGCGAGCGGGGCCACCCGGTCGTGGCGACGGTCCACCATCCGATCACCGTCGACCGCGAGGCCGACCTCGCCGCGGCCGATAGCTGGGGGGAACGCCTGCTGATCCGTCGCTGGTATCGCTTCCTCCGGATGCAACGCGAGGTCGTCCAGGAACTCCCACACATCCTGACCGTCTCCGAATCGGCCAGACACCGCACCGTCGCCGACTTCGGGGCCGACCCCGAGTCGGTTCGTGTCGTCTATAACGGGATCGACACCGAACTGTTCGAACCCCGCGAGCGAACGCACGATCGCCCGCGCGTGATGACGACCGTCAGCGCCGACGTCCCGCTGAAAGGAACCCGACACCTGCTCGAGGCCTTCGCGACCGTTCGGGGAGACGTCGACGCCGAACTCGTCGTCGTCGGGGAGTTCGACGAGGGCGGCGACTGTGCCCGACTCGTCTCGAAACTCGGGATCGAGGAGGCGATCGAGACCCACAGCGAGATCAGCTACGAGCGGATGATCGAGCTCTACGGCACCGCCGACGTGGCGGTCGTCCCGTCGCTGTACGAGGGTTTCGGCCTCCCCGCCGGCGAGGCACTGGCCTGTGGCGTTCCGGTCGTCGCCACCACCGGCGGCGCGCTCCCCGAAGTGGTCGGCGACGCGGGGGTACTCGTCGAACCGGGCGAACCCGACGCGTTAGCCGAGGGGATTCGGGAACTGCTCACGGACGAGCAGCGCCGTCAGCGCCTCGGCGAGCAGGGTCGCGAACGCATCGTCGAGGAGTTCGACTGGGATCGGGCCGCCCGCGAGACGGTCCGAACGTACCGCAACGCGATCGAAACGCAGTCACAGGAGGGCTAA